One Kaistella polysaccharea DNA segment encodes these proteins:
- a CDS encoding ribonucleotide-diphosphate reductase subunit beta, whose product MGIFDKRVGYKPFEYPEILQFVEAINKSFWVHSEVDFTADVQDFQSQLEPHEKNAIKNALLAIAQIEVSVKTFWGNLYNHMPKPELNGLGATFAECEFRHSEAYSRLLEVLGYNDSFSQVVEIPAIKKRIDFLSNVLKHANSTTPKEYVSSLLLFSILIENVSLFSQFAIILSFTRFKGYMKNVSNIIAWTSVDEQIHANAGIYLINKIRQEQPDLLTDSDIEDIYTLVDHSIDVEEEILDWIFEMGEIDNVSKENLLNFMKFRVDDSLKKINMKTRYNISPEQYRPMVWFEEEVFANSMDDFFAKRPVDYTKHDKSITSNDLF is encoded by the coding sequence ATGGGAATTTTTGACAAGAGAGTAGGATATAAGCCATTTGAGTATCCAGAGATTCTACAATTTGTAGAAGCGATTAATAAATCCTTCTGGGTTCATTCTGAAGTAGATTTCACAGCAGACGTTCAGGATTTCCAATCTCAACTGGAGCCTCACGAAAAAAATGCGATTAAGAACGCTCTTTTGGCCATCGCTCAAATCGAAGTTTCTGTAAAAACGTTTTGGGGAAATCTCTACAATCACATGCCGAAACCGGAATTGAATGGATTGGGCGCTACCTTTGCAGAATGTGAGTTTCGTCATTCCGAGGCGTATTCCCGTTTATTAGAAGTCTTGGGTTACAACGATTCTTTCAGTCAAGTGGTGGAAATTCCAGCGATCAAAAAGAGAATCGATTTTCTATCTAATGTTTTGAAACACGCCAATTCTACAACTCCGAAAGAATATGTTTCTTCGCTTTTGTTGTTCAGTATTCTGATAGAGAATGTTTCGCTCTTCTCTCAGTTTGCGATTATCTTGTCTTTTACCCGTTTTAAAGGCTATATGAAGAACGTTTCGAACATTATCGCATGGACTTCAGTTGATGAGCAGATTCACGCCAACGCGGGTATTTATTTGATCAATAAAATCCGCCAGGAACAGCCCGATTTATTAACCGATTCAGATATTGAAGATATTTATACTTTGGTCGACCATTCCATCGATGTGGAAGAAGAAATCTTGGACTGGATTTTCGAAATGGGTGAAATCGATAATGTGAGCAAAGAGAATTTGTTGAACTTCATGAAATTCCGTGTGGATGACAGTTTGAAGAAAATCAATATGAAAACCCGTTACAACATTTCGCCGGAACAATACCGTCCGATGGTTTGGTTTGAGGAAGAAGTTTTCGCCAATTCAATGGATGATTTCTTCGCCAAAAGACCGGTGGATTATACCAAACACGACAAGAGTATTACTTCGAACGATTTGTTCTAG
- a CDS encoding ABC transporter ATP-binding protein, translating to MLVIKDLNKSYDTGKSKLHVLKGINLSIDEGEFVSIMGSSGSGKSTLLNIIGILDEKDSGTYELDGIPIEHLSEVKAADYRSRFLGFIFQSFNLIGYKNALENVALPLYYQNVARKERNQRAMEYLDKVGLADWATHLPNELSGGQKQRVAIARALITDPKIILADEPTGALDSKTTYDIMKLLQEINRGGKTVIVVTHEPDVAAETKRNVILKDGIIESDEFITQRVLA from the coding sequence ATGTTAGTAATAAAGGATCTCAATAAATCATACGACACCGGTAAAAGTAAATTACACGTACTCAAAGGTATTAACCTGAGCATTGATGAAGGTGAATTTGTATCGATCATGGGAAGTTCGGGCTCCGGAAAATCAACTTTATTAAATATCATCGGGATATTAGATGAGAAAGATTCGGGCACTTATGAGTTAGACGGTATACCGATTGAGCATCTTTCGGAAGTAAAAGCCGCAGATTACCGCAGCCGATTTTTAGGCTTTATCTTTCAGTCCTTCAATCTTATCGGTTATAAAAACGCCTTAGAGAATGTGGCGCTTCCGCTATACTATCAAAATGTTGCCAGAAAAGAAAGAAACCAGCGCGCCATGGAATATTTAGATAAGGTAGGATTAGCCGATTGGGCTACCCATTTACCGAACGAGCTTTCTGGGGGACAAAAACAGCGTGTTGCTATTGCGAGAGCTTTAATTACCGACCCCAAAATAATTCTTGCCGATGAACCCACGGGTGCATTAGATTCTAAAACCACCTACGATATTATGAAACTTTTGCAGGAAATTAACCGCGGAGGAAAAACAGTAATCGTAGTAACTCATGAACCTGATGTGGCAGCGGAAACCAAAAGAAATGTAATTCTGAAAGACGGAATTATTGAAAGTGACGAATTCATCACCCAAAGAGTTTTAGCCTAA
- a CDS encoding ABC transporter permease — protein sequence MFDLDRWREIFESIRSNVLRTVLSGFTVALGLYIFIVLFGIGNGLKNAFTEGFARDATNLISISTGKTTIAFDGLQTNRKVVLQNQNYDDITAEDPKKIEHASARYTTNMLVKYGRESGSYQVNGSDPAEPFIENRSVLDGRFINSRDVALKQKVAVIGRMVQRDLIKNGSPVGQDLNLNGTMFKVIGVFSDDGGDMDERMISIPLSTLQQLKKGSDTLSRIFITYDPTMSPKDAVAYSDNLEKQLKKDLKISPDDENALRVNNNAKNLEKTFQFLLIITLIVGFIGLGTLLAGIIGISNIMVYIVKERTKEIGVRKAIGAKPKAIVALIIQESVVITVISGIIGVGMGILTLTLIGDRLEKYFIKDPSVGWGLIIVAFVCLIIAGLISGFVPAFKASRIKPIEALRSE from the coding sequence ATGTTTGACCTTGACCGTTGGAGAGAAATATTTGAATCGATTCGCAGTAATGTTCTGCGTACGGTACTATCTGGCTTTACGGTAGCGTTGGGATTATATATTTTCATTGTATTATTTGGTATTGGAAATGGTTTAAAAAATGCCTTTACAGAAGGTTTTGCACGTGATGCCACCAATTTAATTTCAATCTCCACCGGAAAAACAACCATCGCATTTGATGGTTTACAAACCAACAGAAAAGTCGTTCTGCAAAATCAGAACTATGACGATATTACTGCTGAAGATCCTAAAAAAATAGAGCATGCTTCTGCCAGATATACCACAAATATGTTGGTGAAATATGGCAGGGAAAGCGGTTCGTATCAAGTGAACGGCTCAGATCCTGCAGAACCTTTTATCGAAAATCGAAGTGTTTTAGACGGAAGATTCATCAATTCACGCGACGTAGCATTAAAGCAGAAGGTGGCTGTAATTGGCCGGATGGTACAGCGGGATTTAATTAAAAATGGTTCACCGGTTGGACAAGATTTAAATCTAAATGGAACCATGTTTAAGGTGATCGGCGTTTTTTCTGATGACGGCGGCGATATGGACGAAAGAATGATAAGCATTCCACTTTCAACGTTGCAGCAATTAAAAAAAGGATCAGATACTTTAAGCCGGATATTCATTACCTACGATCCCACAATGTCCCCAAAAGATGCAGTTGCTTACAGTGATAATTTAGAGAAACAACTCAAAAAAGATCTGAAAATATCACCCGACGATGAAAATGCACTGCGCGTAAATAACAATGCTAAAAATCTGGAAAAAACCTTTCAATTTTTATTAATCATTACCTTAATTGTTGGTTTTATCGGTTTAGGAACTTTATTGGCAGGAATTATTGGCATTAGCAATATCATGGTCTATATCGTAAAAGAACGTACCAAAGAAATCGGCGTTCGAAAAGCAATCGGTGCAAAACCCAAAGCAATTGTAGCTCTAATTATTCAGGAAAGTGTTGTTATTACAGTAATCTCAGGAATTATAGGAGTTGGTATGGGCATCTTAACATTAACCTTAATTGGAGATCGTTTAGAAAAATACTTCATCAAAGATCCTAGCGTTGGTTGGGGTTTGATTATAGTCGCTTTTGTTTGTTTGATCATCGCTGGTTTAATTTCAGGATTTGTTCCCGCCTTTAAAGCAAGTAGAATAAAACCGATAGAAGCGTTGAGATCGGAATAG
- a CDS encoding ABC transporter permease has protein sequence MNIIFKLDTWQEIYHSLRNNKLRTFLTMIGVGWGMFLFVALLGAAKGMENGFDKAFAGFATNSIFLWAQNTTIPYDGFPKGRKMDLHLPDIEVLQQRIHEIDYISPQSSRGNFGSPGELFSKDGKNETYTLNGDFPVGNKISEKKLIYGRYINDADISGNKNVIVIGEEIYKNFFDAKKNENPIGKSVTVKGLFFNVIGVFRVQQQGGNMGSDDSAYIPFTTFTKMYNNGDKVGFFAIVGKDNADLNVLEEAVKTELKAKYNVSPDDTNAFGSFNLGKLFGKLTGFLTGMQLLTIVVGTLTILAGVIAISNILLITVKERTKEIGIRRALGAKPAEVRNQILLESVVITITSGLLGFIFGIFLLMILNTVTEGQDEFPFYNPTVNYGEVFAAMAVMVFLGLIIGMIPAQRAVKIKPIEALRSE, from the coding sequence ATGAACATCATATTTAAATTAGACACCTGGCAAGAAATTTATCATTCTTTACGGAATAATAAACTTCGAACTTTTCTCACCATGATCGGTGTCGGCTGGGGCATGTTCCTTTTCGTAGCACTTTTGGGAGCTGCTAAAGGAATGGAAAACGGTTTTGACAAAGCATTCGCAGGTTTCGCCACCAATTCTATTTTTCTTTGGGCACAGAATACAACTATTCCTTACGACGGTTTTCCAAAAGGCAGAAAAATGGATTTGCATTTGCCAGATATTGAGGTTCTACAGCAAAGAATACACGAAATCGATTATATTTCGCCCCAAAGTTCCCGCGGAAATTTTGGAAGTCCCGGAGAGCTTTTTTCAAAAGACGGAAAAAATGAAACCTACACTTTAAATGGCGATTTCCCGGTTGGTAATAAAATTTCCGAAAAGAAATTAATTTATGGGCGCTACATTAATGATGCAGATATCAGCGGCAATAAAAATGTAATTGTAATCGGAGAAGAAATTTATAAAAACTTCTTCGACGCCAAGAAAAATGAAAATCCTATCGGCAAATCGGTTACCGTAAAAGGATTATTTTTTAATGTTATTGGTGTTTTCAGAGTTCAGCAACAAGGCGGAAATATGGGAAGCGACGATTCTGCCTACATTCCTTTTACCACATTTACCAAAATGTATAATAATGGTGACAAAGTAGGCTTTTTTGCCATCGTAGGGAAAGATAACGCTGATTTGAATGTGCTGGAAGAAGCCGTGAAAACTGAGCTTAAGGCAAAATATAATGTTTCTCCAGATGATACAAATGCTTTCGGCAGTTTTAACCTGGGAAAATTATTCGGAAAATTAACGGGTTTTCTTACAGGAATGCAGCTGCTGACCATAGTTGTGGGAACATTGACCATTTTAGCGGGTGTAATTGCCATCTCAAATATATTACTTATTACCGTAAAAGAGCGCACGAAGGAAATTGGAATTCGGCGGGCTTTAGGCGCAAAACCAGCCGAAGTTAGAAATCAAATATTATTAGAAAGCGTCGTCATTACGATTACGTCGGGATTGCTCGGATTTATATTCGGTATTTTTCTACTCATGATTTTAAATACAGTTACAGAGGGTCAAGATGAATTTCCGTTCTATAATCCAACTGTAAATTATGGCGAAGTTTTCGCAGCCATGGCGGTAATGGTATTTCTGGGACTTATCATCGGTATGATTCCCGCACAGCGAGCCGTAAAAATAAAACCCATCGAAGCTTTACGATCAGAATAA